One window from the genome of Paenibacillus azoreducens encodes:
- the rplB gene encoding 50S ribosomal protein L2: protein MPIKKYKPTSPARRNMSVSTFEEITTNQPEKSLLAPLSKKAGRNNQGKITVRHHGGGHKRKYRIIDFKRTKDGIPGTVATIEYDPNRTSNIALIHYADGEKRYIIAPKGLKVGDKIESGAGADIKIGNALPMENIPVGTVIHNIELQPGKGGQLVRAAGTEAQLLGKEEKYVTVRLSSGEVRHILKTCRATIGSVGNGDHELIKIGKAGRSRWLGQRPEVRGVVMNPNDHPHGGGEGRAPIGRKSPMSPWGKPTLGYKTRKKGKASDKYIVRRRTK from the coding sequence GTGCCTATTAAAAAGTATAAACCGACTTCCCCGGCAAGACGTAACATGTCCGTCTCTACTTTTGAAGAGATTACGACAAATCAGCCGGAGAAATCGTTGCTTGCACCGCTCAGCAAAAAAGCTGGCCGCAACAACCAAGGTAAAATTACAGTTCGTCATCACGGCGGCGGACACAAACGTAAATACCGTATCATCGACTTTAAACGTACGAAAGACGGCATACCAGGTACCGTTGCTACAATCGAGTATGACCCGAACCGTACTTCCAACATCGCTCTGATCCACTATGCAGACGGAGAGAAACGTTACATCATCGCTCCTAAAGGTCTGAAAGTCGGAGATAAGATCGAATCCGGAGCAGGCGCCGACATCAAAATCGGTAACGCTCTGCCAATGGAAAACATTCCAGTGGGTACTGTTATCCACAATATCGAATTGCAGCCAGGCAAAGGCGGACAATTGGTTCGTGCAGCCGGTACCGAAGCTCAGCTTCTTGGTAAAGAAGAAAAATACGTAACTGTACGTTTGTCTTCCGGTGAAGTTCGCCACATCCTGAAAACTTGCCGCGCTACGATCGGTTCCGTAGGTAACGGAGACCATGAGCTGATCAAAATCGGTAAAGCAGGCCGCAGCCGCTGGCTCGGACAACGTCCTGAAGTTCGCGGTGTTGTTATGAACCCTAACGATCACCCTCACGGTGGTGGTGAAGGCCGCGCTCCAATCGGACGTAAATCGCCAATGTCTCCATGGGGCAAACCAACCCTTGGTTACAAAACGCGTAAAAAAGGAAAAGCTTCTGACAAATATATCGTTCGCCGCCGCACGAAATAA
- the rplW gene encoding 50S ribosomal protein L23, whose translation MKDPRDIIKRPVITERTADYMSDLKYAFEVDIRANKTEIKQAVESIFKVKVTNVNTMRVPAKPKRYGRYNGYTTEWKKAIVTLSKDSKALEFFESVE comes from the coding sequence ATGAAAGATCCTCGTGATATTATCAAACGTCCTGTTATTACAGAACGTACGGCTGACTACATGAGCGATTTGAAATATGCTTTTGAAGTTGATATTCGTGCCAACAAAACCGAAATCAAACAAGCCGTTGAGTCTATTTTCAAAGTGAAAGTAACCAACGTTAACACTATGCGCGTTCCAGCTAAGCCAAAACGTTATGGCCGCTACAACGGTTACACAACCGAGTGGAAAAAAGCCATCGTAACGCTGAGCAAGGACAGCAAAGCGCTAGAGTTTTTTGAATCTGTAGAGTAA
- the rplD gene encoding 50S ribosomal protein L4 — MPKVSVFNVSGSQVEELELNEAVFGITPNVHVMNQAVLLQRASLRRGTHKVKGRSEVRGGGRKPWKQKGTGRARQGSIRSPQWKGGGTVFGPTPRSYSFKLPKKVRRLAIKSALSSKVIDNNIIVLDALALSTPKTKEFASILNNLKVERKALIVAPSYDDNVALSARNIPGVKFVAADGINVLDVLLYDKLIITKEAVQKVEEVLA, encoded by the coding sequence ATGCCAAAAGTATCCGTGTTTAATGTCAGCGGAAGCCAAGTAGAAGAATTGGAATTGAACGAAGCGGTATTCGGTATTACGCCAAACGTTCATGTCATGAACCAAGCCGTATTGCTGCAAAGAGCATCTTTGCGCCGCGGTACGCATAAAGTGAAAGGCCGTTCTGAAGTACGCGGCGGCGGACGTAAGCCTTGGAAACAAAAAGGCACCGGCCGTGCTCGTCAAGGTTCGATCCGTTCACCACAATGGAAAGGCGGCGGTACTGTGTTTGGTCCAACACCACGCAGCTACTCGTTCAAACTTCCTAAAAAAGTTCGTCGTCTGGCGATCAAATCCGCGTTGTCTTCGAAAGTAATCGATAACAACATTATTGTTTTGGATGCACTTGCATTGTCCACGCCAAAAACGAAGGAATTTGCATCCATCCTGAACAACCTTAAAGTGGAACGTAAAGCTCTGATCGTGGCTCCTAGCTATGATGATAATGTGGCTCTTTCCGCTCGTAATATTCCTGGTGTGAAATTCGTAGCGGCAGACGGCATTAATGTTCTTGACGTACTTCTGTACGACAAGCTGATCATTACGAAAGAAGCAGTTCAGAAGGTAGAGGAGGTGCTCGCGTAA
- the rplC gene encoding 50S ribosomal protein L3, with amino-acid sequence MKGILGKKLGMTQVFTAEGNVIPVTVIEAGPCVVLQKKDIENDGYEAIQIGFSDKKEKNANKPEAGHAKKANTAPKRYVREVRGVDLGAYEVGQELKADIFVEGEYVDVTGTSKGKGFQGNIKRWGQSRGPMAHGSRYHRGPGSMGSIQANRVPKGKRLPGHMGHVTVTVQKLEIVRVDVERNVLLIKGAIPGPKNSFVKINETVKK; translated from the coding sequence ATGAAAGGTATCTTAGGAAAAAAACTCGGAATGACCCAAGTATTTACCGCTGAAGGTAATGTAATTCCTGTAACGGTTATCGAAGCAGGTCCTTGCGTTGTTCTGCAAAAGAAAGATATCGAGAACGATGGATACGAAGCGATCCAAATCGGTTTCTCCGATAAAAAAGAAAAGAATGCCAATAAACCTGAAGCAGGTCATGCCAAAAAGGCAAATACTGCACCTAAGCGCTACGTTCGCGAAGTTCGCGGTGTTGACCTCGGAGCATACGAGGTTGGCCAAGAACTGAAAGCCGATATTTTTGTGGAAGGCGAATATGTTGACGTAACAGGTACTTCCAAAGGTAAAGGTTTCCAAGGTAACATCAAACGTTGGGGACAAAGCCGCGGACCAATGGCTCACGGTTCCCGTTACCATCGTGGACCAGGTTCCATGGGTTCCATCCAAGCAAACCGCGTTCCTAAGGGCAAACGCCTTCCAGGACACATGGGCCATGTGACCGTTACGGTTCAAAAACTTGAGATCGTTAGAGTGGACGTAGAACGCAATGTTCTCCTGATCAAAGGTGCGATCCCAGGACCTAAAAACAGCTTCGTGAAAATCAACGAAACGGTGAAAAAATAA
- the rpsJ gene encoding 30S ribosomal protein S10 — MAKQKIRIRLKAYDHRILDQSAEKIVETAKRSGAGVSGPIPLPTEKQIITILRAVHKYKDSREQFEMRTHKRLIDIVNPTPQTVDALMRLDLPSGVDIEIKL, encoded by the coding sequence ATGGCAAAGCAAAAAATTCGTATTCGTTTGAAAGCTTACGATCACAGAATTCTTGATCAATCCGCTGAGAAAATTGTTGAAACTGCGAAACGTTCTGGTGCTGGCGTATCCGGACCGATTCCACTTCCAACTGAAAAACAAATCATTACTATTCTCCGTGCGGTACACAAGTATAAGGATTCTCGGGAGCAATTCGAAATGCGCACTCATAAGCGTCTGATCGACATTGTTAACCCAACTCCACAAACTGTGGATGCTCTTATGCGCTTGGACCTGCCGTCCGGTGTAGATATCGAAATCAAACTGTAA
- the tuf gene encoding elongation factor Tu, whose protein sequence is MAKAKFERTKPHVNIGTIGHVDHGKTTLTAAITTVLSKTYGGAAMSFDQIDKAPEERERGITISTSHVEYETPARHYAHVDCPGHADYVKNMITGAAQMDGAILVVSAADGPMPQTREHILLSRQVGVPYIVVFLNKCDMVEDAELLELVEMEVRDLLNEYEFPGDDTPIIQGSAREALQNPDGEWAQKIVEMFNIIDEYIPTPERDTDKPFLMPVEDVFSITGRGTVATGRVERGTVKVGDEIEIVGIKEETKKSVVTGVEMFRKLLDSAQAGDNIGALLRGVDRNQIERGQVLAKPGSVNPHTEFTAQIYVLTKEEGGRHKPFFTGYRPQFYFRTTDVTGIINLPEGSEMVMPGDNITVTVQLISPIAIEEGTKFSIREGGRTVGAGAVASIIK, encoded by the coding sequence ATGGCAAAGGCTAAATTTGAACGTACTAAACCGCACGTTAACATCGGTACTATCGGTCACGTTGACCATGGTAAAACTACTCTGACTGCTGCTATCACTACTGTATTGTCCAAAACTTACGGTGGTGCTGCAATGTCCTTCGACCAAATCGACAAAGCTCCAGAAGAACGCGAACGTGGTATCACGATCTCCACTTCCCACGTTGAATATGAAACACCTGCTCGTCACTATGCACACGTTGACTGCCCAGGACACGCCGACTATGTTAAAAACATGATCACTGGTGCTGCCCAAATGGACGGCGCAATCCTGGTTGTATCCGCAGCTGACGGCCCTATGCCGCAAACTCGCGAACACATCCTGTTGTCCCGCCAAGTAGGCGTTCCTTACATCGTTGTATTCTTGAACAAATGCGACATGGTTGAAGACGCTGAACTGCTTGAACTGGTTGAAATGGAAGTTCGTGACCTGTTGAACGAATACGAATTCCCAGGCGACGACACTCCAATCATCCAAGGTTCTGCTCGTGAAGCTCTGCAAAACCCAGATGGCGAGTGGGCACAAAAAATCGTTGAAATGTTCAACATCATCGACGAATACATCCCAACTCCAGAACGCGACACTGACAAACCTTTCCTTATGCCTGTCGAAGACGTGTTCTCCATCACTGGCCGCGGTACCGTTGCTACAGGCCGCGTAGAACGTGGTACTGTTAAAGTCGGCGACGAAATTGAAATCGTTGGTATCAAAGAAGAAACTAAAAAATCCGTTGTTACCGGCGTAGAAATGTTCCGCAAATTGCTTGATTCCGCTCAAGCAGGCGACAACATCGGTGCATTGCTTCGTGGTGTAGACCGTAACCAAATCGAACGCGGTCAAGTACTTGCTAAACCAGGTTCCGTTAACCCACACACTGAGTTCACGGCTCAAATCTACGTTCTGACTAAAGAAGAAGGTGGCCGTCATAAGCCTTTCTTCACTGGATACCGTCCACAGTTCTACTTCCGTACAACTGACGTAACGGGTATCATCAACCTGCCAGAAGGTTCCGAAATGGTTATGCCTGGCGACAATATCACTGTAACTGTACAACTGATCTCCCCAATCGCGATCGAAGAAGGAACTAAATTCTCCATTCGCGAAGGCGGACGTACCGTTGGTGCAGGCGCGGTAGCAAGCATCATCAAGTAA
- the fusA gene encoding elongation factor G: protein MAREFSLKNTRNIGIMAHIDAGKTTTTERILFYTGRTHKIGEVHEGAATMDWMEQEQERGITITSAATTASWKGHRVNIIDTPGHVDFTVEVERSLRVLDGAVGVFSAKEGVEPQSETVWRQADRYGVPRIAYVNKMDIIGADYLNVVNDMRDRLQANAVAIQLPIGAENDFRGIIDLIEQKAYMYKDDLGQNIEETEVPAEFKDKVEELRAELIEKVAELDEDLTMKYLEGEEITVPELKAALRKGVVEVKIFPVVCGSSYRNKGVQLVLDAVVDYLPAPTDVPSIQGHLEDGSEVERHSSDEEPFSALAFKIMTDPYVGKLTFFRVYSGILQSGSYVLNATKGKRERIGRILQMHANSRQEITEVHAGDIAAAVGLKDTGTGDTLCDEKAPVILESMNFPEPVIEIAVEPKTKADQDKMGVALGKLTEEDPTLRAHTDEETGQTILAGMGELHLDIIIDRMRREFKVDTNVGKPQVAYRETFRQPARVEGKFVRQSGGRGQYGHVWVEFEPLEAGTGSQFDSKIVGGAVPREYIQPALNGIEEAMKNGVLAGFPLVDIKATIVDGSYHDVDSNEMAFKIAGSMALKAAKDKCSPVLLEPIMKVEVTVPEEYMGDVMGMLNSRRGRIEGMDSRSGAQIIRAKVPLSEMFGYSTTLRSGTQGRGVFSMVISHYEEVPKNIAEEIISKSKGTAE from the coding sequence ATGGCAAGAGAGTTCTCCTTGAAAAATACACGTAATATCGGGATCATGGCGCATATTGACGCTGGTAAAACGACCACCACAGAGCGGATCTTGTTCTACACAGGCCGTACGCACAAAATCGGTGAAGTTCACGAAGGTGCGGCAACGATGGACTGGATGGAGCAGGAACAGGAGCGCGGGATCACGATTACTTCCGCTGCGACGACCGCTTCTTGGAAAGGTCACCGCGTAAATATTATTGACACCCCGGGGCACGTTGACTTCACTGTTGAAGTTGAACGTTCCCTTCGTGTATTGGATGGGGCAGTAGGTGTTTTCAGTGCGAAAGAGGGCGTTGAGCCTCAGTCTGAAACCGTATGGAGACAGGCTGACCGTTACGGCGTACCACGGATCGCATATGTAAACAAAATGGATATTATCGGTGCCGACTATCTGAACGTCGTTAACGACATGCGCGATCGTCTGCAAGCGAACGCAGTAGCGATTCAATTGCCGATCGGCGCAGAAAACGACTTCAGAGGCATCATCGACCTGATCGAACAAAAAGCTTATATGTACAAAGACGATCTGGGTCAAAACATCGAAGAAACTGAAGTTCCGGCTGAGTTCAAAGACAAAGTCGAAGAGCTTCGCGCTGAACTGATCGAGAAGGTTGCGGAACTCGACGAAGATTTGACGATGAAGTATCTGGAAGGTGAAGAAATCACCGTTCCTGAACTGAAAGCAGCACTTCGTAAAGGTGTTGTAGAAGTTAAGATCTTCCCGGTTGTCTGCGGCTCTTCTTACCGCAACAAAGGGGTTCAGCTTGTGCTGGACGCTGTTGTTGATTACTTGCCTGCTCCTACGGACGTTCCTTCGATCCAGGGTCATCTTGAGGACGGATCCGAAGTTGAACGCCACTCTTCCGACGAAGAGCCGTTTTCGGCTTTGGCATTTAAAATCATGACAGACCCTTATGTTGGTAAATTGACATTCTTCCGCGTATATTCCGGTATTCTTCAATCCGGATCTTACGTATTGAATGCTACCAAAGGCAAACGTGAACGGATTGGCCGTATTCTTCAAATGCATGCGAACAGCCGTCAAGAAATCACTGAAGTTCACGCTGGTGATATCGCGGCTGCCGTAGGTTTGAAAGATACGGGCACAGGCGACACGCTTTGTGACGAAAAGGCTCCGGTAATCCTCGAATCGATGAACTTCCCTGAGCCGGTTATCGAGATTGCCGTTGAACCTAAAACCAAAGCCGACCAAGATAAAATGGGCGTTGCTTTGGGCAAATTGACAGAAGAAGATCCTACGCTGCGTGCTCATACAGATGAAGAAACCGGCCAAACAATCTTGGCTGGTATGGGTGAGCTTCACCTCGACATCATCATTGACCGTATGCGTCGTGAATTCAAGGTAGACACCAACGTGGGTAAACCACAGGTTGCTTACCGCGAAACCTTCCGTCAACCAGCTCGCGTCGAAGGTAAATTCGTACGTCAATCCGGTGGTCGTGGTCAATACGGTCACGTTTGGGTTGAATTCGAACCTCTCGAAGCTGGTACCGGCAGCCAATTCGACAGCAAAATCGTCGGTGGTGCGGTACCAAGAGAATACATTCAGCCTGCACTGAATGGTATCGAGGAAGCCATGAAGAATGGTGTACTCGCCGGCTTCCCGCTTGTAGACATTAAAGCTACAATCGTAGACGGTTCCTACCATGATGTCGACTCCAATGAAATGGCGTTTAAGATTGCCGGTTCCATGGCGCTTAAAGCAGCTAAGGACAAATGTAGTCCTGTTCTGCTCGAGCCAATCATGAAAGTCGAAGTTACGGTCCCTGAAGAATACATGGGCGACGTAATGGGTATGCTGAACTCCCGCCGTGGACGCATCGAAGGTATGGATTCCCGTTCCGGCGCTCAAATTATCCGTGCGAAGGTGCCTCTGTCCGAAATGTTCGGATACTCGACGACGCTTCGTTCCGGTACCCAAGGACGCGGCGTGTTCTCCATGGTAATCTCCCACTACGAAGAGGTTCCTAAGAACATCGCTGAAGAGATTATCTCCAAGTCCAAAGGCACTGCCGAATAA
- the rpsG gene encoding 30S ribosomal protein S7, with amino-acid sequence MPRKGPVAKRDVLPDPVYNSKLVTRLINRIMLDGKRGVAQSILYNSFNLIQERTGKDPMEVFEAAIKNIMPVLEVKARRVGGANYQVPIEVKPERRTALGLRWLVNYSRSRGEKTMEERLAAEIIDASNNTGASVKKREDTHKMAEANKAFAHYRW; translated from the coding sequence ATGCCACGCAAAGGTCCAGTTGCCAAAAGAGACGTGCTGCCAGATCCGGTGTACAACAGCAAGCTGGTTACTCGTCTGATCAACCGCATTATGCTGGATGGTAAAAGAGGTGTTGCTCAAAGCATTCTTTACAATTCGTTCAACCTGATTCAAGAACGTACAGGTAAAGATCCTATGGAAGTATTTGAAGCGGCAATCAAAAATATCATGCCAGTACTGGAAGTTAAAGCTCGCCGTGTCGGTGGTGCTAACTACCAGGTGCCTATCGAAGTAAAACCAGAGAGACGTACTGCTCTCGGACTTCGTTGGCTCGTAAACTACTCCCGCAGCCGCGGTGAGAAAACGATGGAAGAGCGTTTGGCGGCAGAAATCATTGATGCTTCCAATAACACAGGCGCTTCCGTTAAGAAACGCGAAGATACACACAAAATGGCTGAAGCGAACAAAGCGTTTGCACACTACCGCTGGTAG
- the rpsL gene encoding 30S ribosomal protein S12 — MPTINQLVRKGRQAKIYKSKSPALQKGYNALKREDTDLSAPQKRGVCTRVGTMTPKKPNSALRKYARVRLTNRIEVTAYIPGIGHNLQEHSVVLVRGGRVKDLPGVRYHIVRGALDTAGVNNRMQARSKYGAKRPKAKK, encoded by the coding sequence ATGCCAACAATTAACCAACTGGTTCGCAAAGGACGTCAAGCAAAAATCTACAAATCGAAATCCCCTGCATTGCAGAAAGGATATAACGCTTTGAAGCGTGAAGATACGGATTTGAGCGCTCCTCAAAAACGTGGTGTCTGCACCCGTGTAGGTACAATGACTCCGAAAAAACCGAACTCCGCACTTCGTAAATATGCCCGTGTTCGCTTGACGAACCGCATTGAGGTGACAGCTTACATTCCGGGGATCGGACATAACCTGCAAGAGCACAGCGTGGTATTGGTTCGCGGTGGACGGGTAAAAGACCTTCCGGGTGTACGTTACCATATCGTTCGCGGCGCACTTGATACTGCAGGCGTGAACAACCGTATGCAGGCTCGTTCCAAATACGGCGCTAAGCGTCCAAAAGCTAAAAAATAA
- a CDS encoding ribosomal L7Ae/L30e/S12e/Gadd45 family protein, with translation MSNEKGLQDAHVKIGAKQTMKLVELDQAAEVYVAEDAEFRLISKIESLCDKHGVKITYVDTMQHLGKACGIEVGAAMAAIVKP, from the coding sequence ATGTCTAATGAAAAAGGATTACAGGATGCTCATGTAAAAATCGGGGCCAAACAAACCATGAAGCTTGTGGAGTTAGACCAAGCCGCTGAAGTATATGTGGCTGAGGATGCGGAATTCCGGCTCATTTCAAAGATTGAAAGTTTGTGTGATAAACACGGCGTGAAGATCACCTATGTGGACACCATGCAGCATTTGGGGAAAGCATGCGGGATTGAAGTGGGTGCAGCGATGGCTGCCATCGTGAAACCATAG